The Silene latifolia isolate original U9 population chromosome 4, ASM4854445v1, whole genome shotgun sequence region AAGATATTGGATCGACAAAAAGGTAATGACGATCGACAATGTGAGATTTATGGTGAGTACTATACATTTCCACCTTTAATGGTGATCTTGTTTTAAGTCTATTGAGAAGACTATTATAACCTTGTCTATTGTGTAAGCATATTATATTGCTCATAATCTTGCAGGGTAAGATGCAAGGTGATTGTGAAGCTATTATTAACTACTACTTAATTGTGGGGGCATGTAGTTTTGCCTAATGTTTATCTTTAGCATAATGCTAGCATCAACTTAATAATGCAAAAATAATGTGTATAATGACTTGCAGATTTACACATTTTATGCAGATTTGAGATTTGAGAAAGTTGATTGAGAATAATATGCTCACAAATTATTATCTTTGTGAAATTTGAGTGAAGCATATTTAAGCTAATGGACTAAGAAAGAAAAATGTCCTAGAATTGTCGAGGGGAATGGGCAAAAGCCTATTAGTTGAGGAATTTGTGGTGGATACCGGAACTTGTTATGCAAGGGTGGTCTAACGAAGCCATAGATAACTCATACTTGTGTACACATCTCATTCCTATGACATGTACACTATTTTGGAAGGTTGAGCATATAGCTCTTAATGGTCTTATAGCCCAAAATTGGGTGGTCCTTGTGAGACGGACTTGATGAGATCACCGTAATGATGGAGGTTGAGATATTTCTCTTAATGAATCTATATCCCTTTATTTGGGTGGTCCTATTGAGAAGGACTTGATGGATTCACCGCTACGTTGAAAGGTTGAGTCTTAGAGCTTTTAATGAATCTATATCCCTTTATTTGGGTGGTCTTATTGAGAAGGACTTGATGATTCACCGCTATGTTGAGAGGTTGAGCCTTAGAGCTCTTAATGATTCTATAGCTCATGCGTGAGTGGTTTATATGGAGATAGACTTGTTGGAATCACCTACGTGAGTGTGAAGGATTGACCTTCTTCTATGAGAGACTAGGCTATCTCTCTAGAGCACTCGTGAGAATCCCAAGGTTCATTTGGCCATAAAATTGTTGAATTGTATCGCGGAACTCGTCTGGAACTTAAGGTGAGATATGTGTTTGGAATTTACCCCGGAGTCTAGGAGTTCAAGATTCGTTCACTCTCTAGGTGATGAAAGAATTGTTCCATTTCACTATGTgttaattcaaatcgaaagatattaatGCTTAAGTATCAATCCTTATTAATATGCTCGGAATTTTGTCTATCATTTGcattagtgggggattgttggaagtaaTGCTAAAGGCTAAATTTGTGAATGTCGTCTCAAATACATTGTATTAGAGAGATGCCTTCCATTACCTCGTAAAAGCATCTCACCACTACTTGCATAATTATAGCCATTAACTCCATGTTTATTGCCATGTTTATGGTGGAGTTATGCCATTATCTTTGTGATTATTATGATAATTAATCACTATAAATATGAGAAGTGTAGTCATTTGAGAGACACATCTTCCATATATCTCTACTACTTCTCTATGATAATTTTGAGCATACCATATGAGTTCCAACTCCTAATGGTTGAGTACACAACTTTTAGGAGTGTTGTGTGACCTTGGGGGACGACGCCTATATCGATTTGTACCGTAGTCGGGGCGATTTCGTTTCTCATTCAGTGGCCTccataccacgacacaacaacaaatattcTCTAATTATATCTTCGCCCCTATAGTGATACTATATTTCCAACAGAATGCGTTCTTGTTAATGTTGTTAGTACTGTAAGATTCTTTTGAGCCAAGACTATTTTAGTCCTACTGCGCGGTAGGGTTCAATTGACTTCTCTGGTGCATGTTTGGATTGCTATGATTTTGAGGTAATTCTCGGTGGGATTACCTTAGAAAAGGTAACTAATTAATCTATGTTCATCTCCTTATATTCACCACCAATGCTATTTCCTACTTCACTTTGTTATTTTACTCCCATCACCCAGACAACGATTACACTCAAATTGGGCCGACGTTCCTTTTGTCAAGCAATTATCGGAGTAAACTTTATTTAAGAATCAATTTTTAATAGTACAATACAAATTAATTCAGTGTAGAAGCATGAGAGTAGAAAGACAAGATTTTATGAGCAGAAAACCCCACTTAATAGTGATAGCTTCAGCAGCAGCTGCTACCACCAAATGAATTGCAAGGCGGGGACCAACCGGCAACATGGAATCACATCTTCAAACATCATTACAAGTTTACATCAAAGAAAATGACATATAGTTACCGGACTGTTGTATACTTGTATACGAACAGATGAAACATAATTGTTAGATTTGTGAGAATTGAGGTGCGATACTCATGACTTGGATTCGACTCGTCAACATTAAAGTTGACCTTGCATCTCCTTTTACACCGAACCATAAAACAATAGAAGCAATAATATATGGGCCTGAGTCGGAGGGCCTAACATTAATTTTATGAACAAATGACAAGCAGATTTGGGGGAGCTGAACACTGAACACTGAACACATCAAGCCTATTAAAAATTCAACAAATGACAAGCAGACTTGGGGGAGCTGACCACATCAAGCCTATTAAAATCTCAAAAATTACCTCGTCTGATTGTACAGCCCAAGCACAACAGGTTATCCCGTCCATGAACAGCTGCAATAGTTCCACGCGAATTCATCTTTCTTCCCATGTGTTTTTCTCTCTCCCATGTGAACATGGGATGGAGGCCATCTCCTCCCTCTTTAGTCTGCTAAATAAGTAAATATTGCGCCCGCATGCAAGGGCGGGAAATTGACCAGGTGCTGAGCAAAAGGACACTTAAACCACCAAAACATGTCTATTTCATTGCCCTGACAACATAACAGTACCAGGCAGCCACAAGACAAGATGTATCTACATTTACTAGTCTACCAAAGCAGTAAAAATATTAGGAAAATCCGAAACTAAACCTCAAATAAATCTGTCTCGGTCAAAAAATAGAGTTCCTGCGAGCTGATCAGTCATTTTTTTCCGAGATGTTGGGAGAGATAATGCTATTGGCATACGATTTTGAAGGATGAACTTGTTAAGAACATGCTAACTCTAGACTTGAACCTTTCTTCCATTGTCATTTGGGACATTAAGAAAATAACAGAAGCAAAATAAGATGGCGAATTGTCTAGTACGGAGCAAAACATTAGTACATCACAGTTTCACACTCAGAAAGTGTCCAAGTTACATGTAAAGTGTTCTGAGTACTAAAATGTCATCTATACTCCGTAAGTTGCCATCAAGCAGGAAAATTAGCAGTACAACATTACAAGTACATCACCACAAACACTTAAACGCTATATCAGTACCAACTACCAACTCTACAAGTCTTAAGATCGGAACAGTAGTTTGGCAGCGGAAGGACAGTTATAAGTGGAGTACAATTACCGTATAAGCTATGTAGACTGCAGAGTGCTGAAAATAGTTTAATTATCTGAGTTCATTCAGCAGAGTCCTAAGGTTCATCTTCCCATATGACAAAAAAGATGAGAAGACGAGGCCTGTTTAATGGCCCCTAAAAATATCATGAAGTGAGAAACGGCAGCGATTATGTACAATGATATGCCAGCACCCAACACACAGAGAGAGAAGAGACTGAGAAGCATTACCCGTCAATCAGAATGCTCGGGTAAATCTTTCTTAGGGATGGATTTCACAAGGTGCAATCTAGACATAACATAAGCCAAAAGTTCTTCGTGATGAGAGAAGGTGAAATCCAAGTGGGCATACTCATACTCGGTATACGAGACATCAACTTCAGCTTCATTCATCAAAAAGTAATGCTTTCTCACCATTGATGGACGAATGACCTTATCCTTCTTGCCTGCCACTAAATCAACCGGAATGTCAATGAGATCATAGTACTCTCCCAAATCCAGAGGCTCTGGAGATTCATATACATGCATGTTAGCATCACGGCTTCCATAGTCGAACATCCTAAACTTGCCTGATCTCTTCATTTGGGCTAAATGAAGAGCAACATAAAAGGACACCCCGGGCATGTCGTTCATGTTGTAGTGTGGTAAACCTAGGACCCCGACCCAATTGGAGCTATCTCCTCCAACAACGTAACTCATTAAAGTTTGAACTAGGCCACCTACGGCAGGGTAATTATGGAAGTCTCGGGCCAACTTGTTCAAGAGCATACGGAAGAATCTTGTCGGTATATAAAAGGCAGGCACAAACTTGACCATGATGGGAGCAATTGCAAGGAACAAATACTCGATTAGGGTAAAGACAAGGTTTGAATCATCATGGAAACCAGCAGGTGATAATAATATCAATCTTGAAAGTCTATGGGGCTCTTGTTTCAGTCGACGTGTAACAGCGTACATAAGCATAGCAGCACCCCCTAAGCTGTGAGAAATTGCACAAAGATTATATGGCTGCTCTTCACTGTTTTCTTGATTAAATTCTGGGTCACGCAACTTCAGCTCTAATGATTTCACCTCATGAATTTTCTCTATCATAGCAGGTATATCCTTTGTGCTGTGCTCGTTGATAGAATAGCACCAATACCTTTGTCACATATTTGACATATTAGTCTTCTCCAATTGAGTTAGGACATAAAATTTTATCCTAAAGATCTGAGAGAAGTATCAGAAAATGCAACATCTAGTTTGAATAAGCTAAAAGTCAAAAACAGCAAGTCAGACTTACACGATTAGCAATCAATCAAACAAAAGAGACAGTAAATAATGAGTAATAACAATGAGGTTTAATAGATAGCAGAACAGCACTACTTACTGTCTAGAAGAAATAGTCCTGTCAATATGTTCCCTTGAAACCAAACCACGTAGATTTCCAAGGAAAACATCATATCCTGCGGCACAACTAAGTTATCTTAAATATAAAGAAGGATGTGTTCAACATCATGTAAACAGTAAAATAAATACGACAAACCTTGATCAAATGCTGCGAAAGCAGGAGAGCCCACCACTCCATTAGACACCCAGCTGAACAGAAGCAACATGTTAAAAGCGGGAAATAAGATTCAggggaaaatgcaattcaagggAAAACAAGTTTACACAGGTACCAGTGTCACTTAAATTGAAACATGCAAACGTTAATTTAAATTTTAAAGTCCCCACACCGTAAATGAGTACGGGCATAGACATAATACAAGCAAGGGAAATAAGGAAGATTTTAAGCCAAGTTTTAAGTCGATAGTCTTGAATAATTATATATGAATTGCACATATCTAACTGCAATAAGCTGGTACATATCTAACTGACACAAACAAAGGCTTTTCTTATGTATGAAATTGACATATCTAACTGCTACAAGCTGGCATTTACGATTTTAACTCactctaagggtgtgtttggattgagggaattggagggaaaagaaagggagagagagTAGGGGATTGCAAAtctcttgtttggatagcaaatgagggtgaagggaaatggagggggagagatttgcaGGAAttcattttccctcctccaaggcaaatcaaaatctccacaataggcaagatttggaatgaaatggtatccaaacacccacatcccatgtgccctccccttcccttacctccctttctcttccctccttccccctcccctccctttccctccacttttactatccaaacacaccctaaaaggAAAAATTAACTATTTCCTCATTGCCATAGCAAGCTTTCAGATTAGCTACTTATTTAAAGGGAGTACTCATAGTTTCACTGGATAAACGAGCTCTTTTTTCTTCTCCAGAAGTCAAGAGACGGAATGAAATTATCTATTCAGTAAATATATTCGCATATGCTGGTAACTAAACTTTAAATTGATACACGAGTAAGGTTATACATCAACTCTGTTATTTCTTCAACGTATATTGACCGTGGTTACTGATTACCATCCTCCAGTCTCAAACAAGGCACACAGGCTATGCATTAGATTCTGTTTCCATATATATGAATATATGATGGAAAGAAGTTCTTATGATCAAACATGTAATATCTGTACGCAGTTCACAGACAGCACAACCAAGTACCAAATTTAATTCATGCTTGTAAAAATCTTGATCAGTCATCTGTTAAAAAAACTAGTCCATATTTTCAAACCCGCAAAATGCTCTTTCGTTTATGTATTGGACCTTAAAAACATCAAGCATGAAGCCAAAGTGAAATAAGCCAGACCAACTATTATTCCTTGCATTTCACAGGATACGATTTAAGCCAGCTTAATGCTGCTCAGTAGAGTAAACTTCTTTGTATAGGCAAACACAGAAACACAATCTTTCAGACTTTCATCAGTACACCGCACAATGATAGCCTTCCAGAGAGTTATAAAATTCCCATATGTCAAAAGTCGAATGAACCCCTCCAAAACTCAAAAGGAGGGGAAAGAAAATCACATAAAAAAGACAGTCAGGCACAAAACACCAACTCTAATTCAATCAAGATATTGCAAGTATCTATTAATAGCATTCAAGACCAATCAAAATGAATAATCCTTATCATATGCGTCTTCTCTAATACTCCGTACTAGATAAGAAAAGACGCCTCACCCCATGGATGTATCCATTACTCCATGCTGCAAATAAACTGCCTTCCTTGAATCACGTCTGAAGAAACATGGTTTTCAGAAATCAGAACGGTGACATTCATTACAACAACCTTGCCAGCCAATCCCTTCATCCAACAAAGGGGATAATGGGGGGAAAAATTAAAACAGGATAGAAATTGAGCAACCGATAAACATAAATCAATACCTTGGGATCCTTTCAAGAACAAGAATATAACCATCATCTGTAACCACATGAATAGCTTCATAAGGATACCTGGATGGTTTGAACATAAGAAAATTAAGCACACATTTCAAAGCACTCTATTAGCTCACAATTCATCTAACCAGCAAAAATGGCTTTTGGCAAATGATAGAACCAGAAACGCCTAAGTCAAATGCTTTAGATATGAGCATCATTAAAAATCAATCTTAATTCTTACCCAAGCTCCGTTATAACATCTTGACAAGTTCGAGCATCTGTATTCAACGGATGATAAGTAATCTTCCTCTCAGTCGGTGCAGCCTCACTCTCTCCCAATACAGCTGTAGGAACTGTCTCAACATACTCACAAGTCATATGATCAGGATAGCTTTGAGAAGGAAAAGCCCATCCTGATACAATGTGGAAAGCTTCTGAAGGCGAAAGAAGAAAATGGGCCACCTTGTGCACCGCATCGAACATTGCTTCAATGAAAATTTCAGTACCAAGATGAAGATCCTAAGAGATACAAGAAAAAATGAAGATTCTGCTACATAAAGCGCTGTTTTCCAAGTTATACATGAATATTAAGTTGACAAATAATATAATTCTTTAAGAGAAATGCAAAGTAAAAACCTCTACAACTCCTCGCCTACGATCCATAGCACGATGAACAAAGTGTTCCCTTAAGCTTTGCAATTTTCTTGGAGGCTGAAGACCCCAAGGGAACTGAATAGAAGACAAACTAGTCCATCTTAATAAAAGAAGATGAAAGACCCGAGAGGGCAAGCCCATAAAAAAAGTTACAGGAAAGAAAATCCATGAAAACAAATACCCAACCATTGTCCACTGCTTATCATGTTCCATTGCAGTGCTGGTCCCATTCTCATTTGAACATCGAGAATTAGGAGATGCAGGCAAAGTGTATTCATCATCTTCCCCTCCGGAAGAGTAATCTACACTTGATGTATCAGGGTCCACAGACAGCTCGTGAATCAACTGGTTAAATGAAGAAACACCACTGCCAGATAACAAGTGATATCAAGTTATCAACAAATCATTATATATGTAGTACGGAGTAATAAATAATTTAGTTTAAAACATGGAGTCATATGGTATTGGTTTTAATCTGAGCAATGGTCAGTGCATCtcttgaaaataaattttctttAAATAAAATTACCCCACTTGAGTGTTAGTGTGTGATGCTTTAAGTATCCAAAATATAAAGTCCTTAACCGACTTGCATATATTAGAGTTGGTCATCAATTAAAATCTCTAGAAACCACCAACAATCTAGCAACTGTTTATCCCAGGAATTAGAAATTCGTGGGAATAATCCATATTTTGTTCACTGTTACGAAAGTTACAATCCCATCTTTCATACTTACCCAAACCTCTAGCTAACCAGTTCCTTGAAATTCATAACTTCAACCAAACAAACATCGAAGTCCTCATAATTTTGGAAAGTGGATTGAGTCAAAAACTCAGCAACCATCATTTCTCTCCTCGCCTTTGTAAAGAGATGTTATGACCAACATCCAAACATTGACAAGTACGAGCAACAAAACATGAAGGAGGAGAATAAGCGCACATAAGATAAAGAGTACTTAATCCAACCTATTCCAATGTGAAACGAGGAGATGAAGCAaactctcaaatctcaaccattatTGAAAATTCACATgccaatgtttagaacaaacacTTACTTCCCCATCCAACGTGGAAGTCGAGGACTACGGAAAGTTGGCCTTAACTCCCAGCCTTGAAGACCTTCCAAAATAGTAGCCTTCCCAGGCAAAATGGCCAGAAGAATAGCTGAGATCCCATTTATCAGTCTCGCAATGTGGTTTAAGGATTCGTAAGTAATGGTCTTCACTGACCTGCAAATGTCGCAACATTTGTTTAAATTATAAAGACAACTTTAAACTTAATTTTGACGTGAAGGAACAAAACCAGGACGCACACTTTCCATAAGATCTAACATATGATTATAATGAATTTCGTATTATATGGGGCCTTAAATTGATATTTTTTGAACCGGGTTCTCTCAATTTCATCTGATAGCCGTTTATGATAAACCCTTGTAAATGATTCTTACCCGCTTACATTTTGACATCTAATACCTCAAAATCAGCTTGTTTATAAGTGTCTACATGATCATCAATTCATCACTAAGCTAACCCTAATTCACCAATTGTGGAACCAGGATTCTTTCTCGTGTAAAACAATTAAGGCAACAAGGTAAACTAGAAAAAAGGAAATGAAAAATTTTAATTACAAGTTTCAAAAAGTTTCGTTGCTTTGAACTTCATCGGCTAATAAAGCATTGTTCTACTTCTACTAGGCACTTCATCGATAACTTAAAACAATATTCTTTGAGCAAATTCACATCCAAGGCCATAGCTCTAAATATCGAGTCagaatcctctccatttcctaatcAACGGCCGTGGTTTTATCTCAGACAAATTCATTCCCTCTCCATCACCTACTATTCCGAACCATACTGCACCTGGAAAGGATCCTAATTCTTAAATATCGACGGCAATATATACAAATACACTACCGAATTATACAAGTTTTTGGAGTCTACGTTTAGCGAGATTAAGTATCGACAATCCGACAAGCGTGATACGGCAACTGAAACCGAGATTTAACACTATGATTTGTTTACTTTTATATCCATTACGAGGGGGTATTTTAATAAAAGTTAAAATAAATAATGGAGACGGAGGGACAATTACAAGAAATTCGCAGACattgaattaaaaaaaaaaaaaaaaaaaaaaaaaaaaaaaaaagagggaaagTTCATACTCCTTGGTAATAGCAATGAGGTTGTCGACGAGGCGAATCACCATTGATGAACAGAAACAAAGAGTTTGAGGAAATTGATGGAAATTATGAAGAATTACTAATAAAAAGAAACAAAAGTGTGAATTCAAAAACAGAAATGAAGGAGAAAATATGGTGGGAATGTAAAAAAGCAGAATGGAATATTGGgtttttgaggaattaaggaaggCAGACGTGTGTGTTACTTAAGGTAGTGACGCACTGACGCCGTTGTTGCATGCCTCCTCGTGTCACCTTATGCTGCCCCACTTTTTCCGGGAGGGAATATTCAAAACAAAGCCTCACTCATATACTCTTCGGAACTTGAAGAAAGAATATTGCAAGTTGAGGTGTTCTCGGGCCGGCCGGGCTGGCCCGGGTGGGGCGTGCTCTTCTGGTCAGGCCCTAACCAGGCCCGTGAGTTTGGCGGGTTGGGCTGCGGGAGATATAACCCGCGCTTGCGTTCTGTTTTAGGCGGGCCGGGCGGGCGGTACTTaccaattttatttatttatttgagaaaattgttgattacagccttttaaaaaccattttttgaaaattacagccttatataattttttttgtaaattacatcTAAAATAGCATTTTTGATGAAAAGTTACAGCCAAAACATAAACTCCGGTGGAAAATTGATGCAAATTTGGTTTTTGGCACTTAAGTTGATCTTTTATGACCAAAATGCCCTTATCTTCATCTTTTTATACACTCTTATGTTCATCCTAAACTCAATTAACAATCTTCATCTTTTTATACCTCCATTTTCTTCAACATTCTCACCTAATTAATCTCCCCATTCACCCTTTTTCTTCATCTTCTACcctaatcaatttaatttaattctattattttcattacaagtgtaacaccccctcataccaaggtaccttaccaggactaccccagcatgaaaggttgttaccatctcggttgcccgaggttagtatatatcaaaagcaaaagtccaaacacatttattactGTACGGtgattataaaagttacatagtctccaaaatctaataaacgcaatatccaaatggcaacaactaccaaaacaataactaaagctcgtgatggtgtcatctaatccagcgtggtgactctcccatgactgcccccaagctcaataaatgtatcacctgtcacaatctgctccccatccccgaatggatcaccgcagattttacaaaacaacaacacggggtcgatttactcaa contains the following coding sequences:
- the LOC141653304 gene encoding uncharacterized protein LOC141653304 isoform X1, encoding MVIRLVDNLIAITKESVKTITYESLNHIARLINGISAILLAILPGKATILEGLQGWELRPTFRSPRLPRWMGNGVSSFNQLIHELSVDPDTSSVDYSSGGEDDEYTLPASPNSRCSNENGTSTAMEHDKQWTMFPWGLQPPRKLQSLREHFVHRAMDRRRGVVEDLHLGTEIFIEAMFDAVHKVAHFLLSPSEAFHIVSGWAFPSQSYPDHMTCEYVETVPTAVLGESEAAPTERKITYHPLNTDARTCQDVITELGYPYEAIHVVTDDGYILVLERIPRRDSRKAVYLQHGVMDTSMGWVSNGVVGSPAFAAFDQGYDVFLGNLRGLVSREHIDRTISSRQYWCYSINEHSTKDIPAMIEKIHEVKSLELKLRDPEFNQENSEEQPYNLCAISHSLGGAAMLMYAVTRRLKQEPHRLSRLILLSPAGFHDDSNLVFTLIEYLFLAIAPIMVKFVPAFYIPTRFFRMLLNKLARDFHNYPAVGGLVQTLMSYVVGGDSSNWVGVLGLPHYNMNDMPGVSFYVALHLAQMKRSGKFRMFDYGSRDANMHVYESPEPLDLGEYYDLIDIPVDLVAGKKDKVIRPSMVRKHYFLMNEAEVDVSYTEYEYAHLDFTFSHHEELLAYVMSRLHLVKSIPKKDLPEHSD
- the LOC141653304 gene encoding uncharacterized protein LOC141653304 isoform X2; amino-acid sequence: MVIRLVDNLIAITKESVKTITYESLNHIARLINGISAILLAILPGKATILEGLQGWELRPTFRSPRLPRWMGNGVSSFNQLIHELSVDPDTSSVDYSSGGEDDEYTLPASPNSRCSNENGTSTAMEHDKQWTMVGYLFSWIFFPVTFFMGLPSRVFHLLLLRWTSLSSIQFPWGLQPPRKLQSLREHFVHRAMDRRRGVVEDLHLGTEIFIEAMFDAVHKVAHFLLSPSEAFHIVSGWAFPSQSYPDHMTCEYVETVPTAVLGESEAAPTERKITYHPLNTDARTCQDVITELGYPYEAIHVVTDDGYILVLERIPRRDSRKAVYLQHGVMDTSMGWVSNGVVGSPAFAAFDQGYDVFLGNLRGLVSREHIDRTISSRQYWCYSINEHSTKDIPAMIEKIHEVKSLELKLRDPEFNQENSEEQPYNLCAISHSLGGAAMLMYAVTRRLKQEPHRLSRLILLSPAGFHDDSNLVFTLIEYLFLAIAPIMVKFVPAFYIPTRFFRMLLNKLARDFHNYPAVGGLVQTLMSYVVGGDSSNWVGVLGLPHYNMNDMPGVSFYVALHLAQMKRSGKFRMFDYGSRDANMHVYESPEPLDLGEYYDLIDIPVDLVAGKKDKVIRPSMVRKHYFLMNEAEVDVSYTEYEYAHLDFTFSHHEELLAYVMSRLHLVKSIPKKDLPEHSD